In Niveispirillum cyanobacteriorum, the following proteins share a genomic window:
- the thiC gene encoding phosphomethylpyrimidine synthase ThiC, giving the protein MPDTNITDPEFRVTTGPLPASRKVHVAGERFADLRVAMREIDLSPSANEPPVRVYDPSGPYTDPAIRTDIRLGLPELRRSWVEARGDVEAYDGRQVKPEDNGLREGQESPVPLFDRAARRPLRAKAGANVSQLHYARKGIITPEMEYVAIRENLGRQRLAEQVARDGEDFGASIPDYVTPEFVRDEIARGRAIIPNNINHPETEPMIIGRNFLVKINANIGNSAVTSSVADEVDKLVWAIRWGADTVMDLSTGRNIHTIREWIIRNSPVPIGTVPIYQALEKVGGKAEDLTWELFRDTLIEQAEQGVDYFTIHAGVRLAHIPLTAKRVTGIVSRGGSIMAKWCLAHHKENFLYTHFEEICEIMKAYDIAFSLGDGLRPGSIADANDAAQFAELDTLGELTQIAWKHDVQVMIEGPGHVPMHKIKANMDKQLKVCGEAPFYTLGPLTTDIAPGYDHITSGIGAAMIGWFGTSMLCYVTPKEHLGLPDRDDVKVGVITYKLAAHAADLAKGHPGAQERDDALSRARFEFRWRDQFNLSLDPETAEKYHDQTLPAEGAKLAHFCSMCGPKFCSMKITQEVRDYAAAQEGMAAMSAAFKEKGGQVYLSDNNNVMKS; this is encoded by the coding sequence ATGCCAGATACAAACATTACCGATCCCGAATTCCGCGTGACCACCGGCCCGCTGCCCGCCAGCCGCAAGGTACATGTCGCGGGAGAGCGCTTTGCCGACCTTCGCGTGGCCATGCGCGAGATCGACCTGTCGCCCAGTGCCAATGAGCCGCCGGTGCGCGTCTATGACCCGTCCGGCCCCTACACCGACCCCGCCATCCGTACCGATATCCGATTAGGCCTGCCCGAACTGCGCCGGTCCTGGGTGGAAGCGCGCGGCGATGTAGAGGCCTATGACGGGCGGCAGGTGAAGCCGGAGGATAATGGCCTGCGCGAGGGGCAGGAAAGCCCGGTACCGCTGTTTGACCGGGCCGCCCGCCGGCCCCTGCGTGCCAAGGCCGGTGCCAATGTCAGCCAGCTTCATTACGCCCGCAAAGGCATCATCACGCCGGAGATGGAATATGTCGCCATCCGCGAGAATCTGGGCCGGCAGCGTCTGGCCGAACAGGTGGCGCGCGATGGGGAGGATTTCGGGGCGTCGATCCCCGACTATGTGACGCCGGAATTCGTGCGGGATGAGATTGCGCGCGGCCGCGCTATCATCCCCAACAATATCAACCACCCGGAGACGGAGCCGATGATCATCGGCCGGAACTTCCTGGTGAAGATCAACGCCAATATCGGCAATTCGGCAGTGACATCATCGGTCGCGGATGAGGTGGACAAACTCGTCTGGGCCATCCGCTGGGGTGCGGATACGGTCATGGACCTGTCCACGGGCCGTAATATCCACACGATCCGCGAATGGATCATCCGTAATTCACCGGTCCCCATCGGCACCGTGCCGATCTATCAGGCGTTGGAAAAGGTGGGTGGCAAGGCTGAGGACCTGACCTGGGAGCTGTTCCGCGACACGCTGATTGAGCAGGCCGAACAGGGGGTGGATTATTTCACCATCCATGCCGGCGTGCGCCTGGCCCATATCCCGCTGACGGCCAAACGGGTGACGGGCATCGTCAGCCGGGGTGGCTCCATCATGGCCAAATGGTGCCTGGCCCATCACAAGGAGAACTTCCTCTACACGCATTTTGAGGAAATCTGCGAGATCATGAAGGCCTATGATATCGCCTTCTCCCTGGGCGACGGTCTGCGCCCTGGCAGCATCGCCGATGCAAATGACGCGGCGCAGTTTGCGGAGTTGGACACGCTGGGCGAACTGACGCAGATCGCCTGGAAGCATGATGTGCAGGTGATGATCGAGGGGCCGGGCCATGTGCCCATGCACAAGATCAAGGCCAATATGGACAAGCAGTTGAAGGTCTGCGGCGAGGCCCCCTTCTACACGCTGGGGCCGCTGACCACCGACATCGCGCCGGGATATGACCATATCACCAGCGGCATCGGTGCCGCCATGATCGGCTGGTTCGGCACCTCCATGCTTTGCTATGTCACGCCCAAGGAACATCTGGGCCTGCCTGACCGCGACGATGTGAAGGTGGGCGTGATCACCTATAAGCTGGCCGCCCACGCCGCCGATCTGGCCAAGGGCCATCCGGGGGCACAGGAACGCGATGACGCGCTGTCCCGCGCCCGGTTTGAGTTCCGCTGGCGCGACCAGTTCAACCTGTCCCTGGACCCGGAGACGGCGGAAAAATATCACGACCAGACCCTGCCCGCCGAAGGGGCCAAGCTGGCGCATTTCTGCTCCATGTGCGGGCCGAAATTCTGCTCCATGAAGATCACGCAGGAAGTGCGCGATTACGCGGCGGCGCAGGAGGGGATGGCGGCCATGTCTGCGGCGTTCAAGGAGAAGGGCGGGCAGGTGTACCTGTCGGATAACAACAATGTCATGAAATCTTGA
- the pdxH gene encoding pyridoxamine 5'-phosphate oxidase, whose amino-acid sequence MTLENATDPFAQFRAWFAEAETAEINDPNAMSVATVGANGRPSVRILLLKGLDDRGFTFYTNTQSRKGDQLEATHFAALTFHWKSLRRQVRIEGPVERVTDAEADAYFASRPRGSRIGAWASQQSRPLDSRATLEQAVADTEARFDGGEVPRPPHWTGFRVVPDRIEFWQDREYRLHDRILFTRAGEGEWAKGRLYP is encoded by the coding sequence ATGACGCTGGAAAACGCCACCGACCCTTTCGCGCAGTTCCGGGCGTGGTTCGCCGAAGCCGAGACGGCAGAGATCAATGATCCAAACGCCATGTCAGTGGCCACCGTCGGCGCCAATGGCCGCCCGTCGGTGCGCATCCTGCTGCTGAAGGGCCTGGATGACCGGGGTTTCACCTTCTACACCAATACGCAAAGCCGCAAGGGCGACCAGTTGGAAGCCACGCATTTCGCGGCCCTGACCTTCCATTGGAAATCGCTGCGCCGGCAGGTGCGGATCGAGGGACCGGTGGAGCGGGTGACGGATGCAGAGGCCGATGCCTATTTCGCCAGCCGCCCGCGTGGCAGCCGCATCGGCGCCTGGGCCAGCCAGCAGTCACGTCCGCTGGACAGCCGCGCCACCCTGGAACAGGCCGTGGCCGATACCGAGGCGCGGTTCGATGGCGGCGAAGTGCCGCGCCCGCCGCATTGGACCGGCTTCCGCGTCGTTCCCGACCGGATCGAATTCTGGCAGGATCGCGAATACCGGCTGCATGACCGTATCCTGTTCACCCGCGCGGGTGAGGGGGAATGGGCAAAGGGCCGGCTTTATCCCTGA
- a CDS encoding Fur family transcriptional regulator: MSSPAHAHNHHDHAVRHDHGSCVKDALARADALCTERGVRLTSQRARVLELVWSSHKPRGAYAILEDLSADGKRVAPLTVYRALDFLLEQGLIHRIESQNAFVGCPDPGTAHTGQFLVCSCCGNATELTDRGIAAAIADSAAAQGFTVQRQTVEVTGICPDCRDH, from the coding sequence ATGTCCAGCCCTGCCCACGCCCATAATCACCATGACCATGCCGTTCGCCATGACCATGGCTCCTGCGTCAAGGATGCGCTGGCGCGGGCCGATGCGCTCTGTACCGAACGCGGCGTGCGCCTCACGTCGCAGCGGGCGCGGGTTCTGGAGCTTGTCTGGTCCAGCCACAAGCCGCGCGGCGCCTATGCCATCCTGGAGGACCTGTCGGCGGATGGAAAGCGGGTGGCGCCCCTGACCGTCTATCGCGCCCTGGATTTCCTGCTGGAACAGGGGCTGATCCACCGGATCGAAAGCCAGAATGCCTTTGTCGGCTGTCCCGATCCGGGTACGGCGCATACGGGGCAGTTCCTGGTCTGCTCCTGCTGCGGCAATGCCACCGAACTGACCGACCGCGGCATTGCAGCAGCCATCGCCGACAGTGCGGCGGCACAGGGCTTCACGGTACAGCGGCAGACCGTTGAAGTAACGGGCATCTGCCCCGACTGCCGCGACCATTGA
- a CDS encoding SLC13 family permease, producing MTILILTIFVLVYLGMAVGRFPGLQIDRTGIALLGAVILALAGAMPGDALGAAIDYPTLFILLGLMILSAQFELAGFYGWCAVRLAQAAYSPVALLALVVAVGGGLSAVLANDVVVFAMTPLLCAGLLARGLDARPYLIALAGAANAGSAATIIGNPQNILIGQLGHLDFWPFLAACGVPALLGMGCVFATVAFIWRRRLEMADASPLPLAPPDLDLWHLKKALLATLVLLIFFATPLPQEEGVLAVAAAMLVSRRFASRRMLGLVDWHLLVLFAALFVVTAALARTGLPGEMVAALASSGWALDRLTVLAPLSLAASNTIGNVPAVLLLMQVWPSPPEGALYALAVLSTLSGNLLLLGSLANLIVVERAAASGVTLGFWEHAKCGVPMTLSSIALAIGWLWAMGHVGW from the coding sequence ATGACCATCCTGATCCTCACCATCTTCGTGCTGGTCTATCTGGGCATGGCCGTCGGCCGCTTCCCCGGATTGCAGATCGACCGGACCGGCATCGCCCTGCTGGGGGCTGTCATCCTGGCTCTGGCCGGGGCCATGCCTGGGGATGCGCTGGGTGCGGCCATCGATTACCCGACCCTGTTCATCCTGCTGGGCTTGATGATCCTGTCGGCGCAGTTCGAACTGGCGGGATTTTATGGCTGGTGCGCCGTCCGGCTGGCGCAGGCGGCGTACAGCCCCGTGGCGTTGCTGGCCCTGGTGGTGGCCGTGGGCGGCGGGCTGTCGGCTGTGCTGGCCAATGATGTCGTGGTCTTCGCCATGACGCCGCTGCTCTGCGCCGGGCTGCTGGCGCGGGGGCTGGACGCGCGGCCCTATCTGATTGCCTTGGCCGGTGCCGCCAATGCCGGATCAGCGGCCACCATCATCGGCAATCCACAGAATATCCTGATCGGACAGTTGGGCCATCTGGATTTCTGGCCGTTCCTGGCGGCCTGCGGCGTGCCGGCCCTGCTGGGTATGGGCTGCGTCTTTGCCACCGTGGCCTTCATCTGGCGCAGGCGGTTGGAAATGGCCGACGCCAGCCCCCTGCCCCTGGCCCCGCCCGATCTGGACCTGTGGCACCTGAAAAAGGCGCTGCTGGCCACCCTGGTGCTGCTGATCTTCTTCGCCACCCCCCTGCCGCAGGAGGAAGGGGTGCTGGCCGTGGCTGCCGCCATGCTGGTCAGCCGCCGGTTTGCCAGCCGGCGCATGTTGGGGCTGGTGGACTGGCACCTGCTGGTGCTGTTCGCGGCCCTGTTCGTGGTGACGGCGGCACTGGCCCGTACCGGCCTGCCGGGGGAGATGGTGGCGGCACTGGCCAGCAGCGGCTGGGCGCTGGACCGGCTGACCGTGCTGGCGCCGCTGTCGCTGGCGGCCAGCAACACCATCGGTAATGTGCCGGCGGTGCTGCTGCTGATGCAGGTCTGGCCCAGCCCACCGGAAGGCGCGCTTTACGCGCTGGCCGTCCTGTCCACCCTGTCGGGCAACCTGCTGCTGCTGGGCAGCCTTGCCAACCTGATCGTGGTGGAACGTGCGGCGGCCAGTGGCGTCACCCTGGGCTTCTGGGAACATGCCAAATGCGGCGTGCCCATGACCCTGTCCTCCATCGCCCTGGCCATCGGATGGCTCTGGGCGATGGGGCATGTGGGGTGGTGA
- a CDS encoding SRPBCC domain-containing protein, whose product MTTPPPADRSMVITRTLNAPRPMVWKVLTDPKHIPLFWGPNGFSTTVHEMDVRPGGTWRYTMHGWGQDFENWIRYRRVEAPSLLEYEHGGDDPDHCLFDASIRLEEVGTDKTKVTLTMVCPTVESLEEKRKFGAEAGGHQTLERLERQVLVADRDLGITRILDVPRDLVWKAWTSPEHLKQWWCPRPWQTVEVRMDLAPGGEFYTRMEGPDGGVSDNPGIFLLIEEGKRLVFTNMMAPGFRPVTPGFVAFTADITFEDHLGGTRYTARAMHQTPDGAASHAEMGFYDGWSTAVDQLVEAAKGWKA is encoded by the coding sequence ATGACGACCCCGCCGCCCGCTGATCGCAGCATGGTGATCACCCGCACGCTCAACGCACCGCGCCCGATGGTGTGGAAGGTGCTGACCGATCCGAAGCATATTCCCCTGTTCTGGGGTCCGAACGGCTTCTCCACCACGGTGCATGAGATGGATGTGCGACCGGGCGGCACCTGGCGCTACACGATGCATGGATGGGGTCAGGATTTTGAGAACTGGATCCGCTATCGCCGGGTCGAAGCGCCGTCCCTGCTGGAATATGAACATGGCGGCGACGATCCCGACCATTGTCTGTTCGATGCGTCGATCAGGCTGGAGGAGGTTGGGACGGACAAGACCAAGGTGACCCTGACCATGGTCTGCCCCACGGTGGAGTCGCTGGAAGAAAAGCGCAAGTTCGGGGCGGAGGCCGGTGGTCATCAGACGCTGGAACGGCTGGAACGTCAGGTGCTGGTCGCCGACCGCGATCTGGGGATCACCCGTATCCTGGATGTGCCGCGCGACCTGGTCTGGAAGGCCTGGACCAGCCCGGAACATCTGAAGCAATGGTGGTGCCCGCGTCCCTGGCAGACGGTAGAGGTTCGCATGGACCTGGCGCCCGGCGGGGAATTCTATACCCGCATGGAGGGGCCGGATGGCGGCGTCTCGGACAATCCCGGCATCTTCCTGCTGATTGAAGAGGGCAAGCGCCTGGTCTTCACCAACATGATGGCACCGGGTTTCCGGCCCGTGACGCCGGGCTTCGTGGCCTTCACCGCCGACATCACTTTTGAGGATCATCTGGGCGGTACGCGGTATACGGCGCGCGCCATGCACCAGACGCCCGATGGGGCGGCCAGCCATGCCGAGATGGGCTTCTACGACGGCTGGTCGACCGCCGTGGACCAGCTTGTGGAAGCGGCAAAGGGCTGGAAGGCGTAA
- a CDS encoding cation diffusion facilitator family transporter — MVAGTGDATDKYRRWATYASVTVALILIAAKLASYMATGAVAILSSLMDSSVDLLASIVTLLGVAQALRAPDTTHRFGHGKAEPLAALAQAAFVAGSGVFLGYEGVGRLAEPRPVENAELGIATMVFAIVMTGLLLLVQRWVIRRTKSMAIAADSMHYSGDLLMNSAVIAALGLTAWTGWPYWDPIFALGIAAFLVWGASRIVREALGVLMDRELPDGDRARVKEVVRAHSQTRGIHDLRTRSTGIGQHIEFHLELDPHLTLAEAHDITDEIERELRAAFPNAEFAIHQEPAGLEDERLDHRIRR; from the coding sequence ATGGTGGCGGGTACGGGTGACGCGACGGACAAGTATCGGCGGTGGGCCACCTATGCCAGCGTCACGGTCGCCCTGATCCTGATTGCGGCCAAGCTGGCCTCCTACATGGCGACGGGTGCCGTCGCCATCCTGTCCTCCCTGATGGACAGCTCGGTCGATCTGCTGGCCTCCATCGTCACGCTTCTGGGGGTCGCGCAGGCGCTGCGCGCCCCCGACACCACGCACCGTTTCGGCCATGGCAAGGCCGAGCCGCTGGCAGCATTGGCGCAGGCGGCGTTCGTGGCCGGGTCGGGCGTGTTCCTGGGCTATGAAGGTGTGGGGCGTCTTGCAGAGCCGCGCCCGGTGGAGAATGCCGAACTGGGCATCGCCACCATGGTCTTCGCCATCGTGATGACGGGCCTGCTGCTACTGGTGCAGCGCTGGGTGATCCGGCGCACGAAATCCATGGCGATTGCCGCCGACAGCATGCATTACAGCGGCGATCTGCTGATGAATTCCGCCGTCATCGCGGCCTTGGGCCTGACAGCCTGGACCGGCTGGCCCTATTGGGACCCGATCTTCGCGCTGGGCATCGCCGCCTTCCTGGTCTGGGGTGCCAGCCGCATCGTGCGTGAGGCGCTGGGCGTGCTGATGGATCGCGAATTGCCCGATGGCGACCGGGCGCGCGTGAAGGAAGTGGTCCGCGCCCACAGCCAAACACGCGGCATCCATGATCTGCGCACCCGGTCCACGGGTATCGGCCAGCACATCGAATTCCACCTGGAACTGGACCCGCACCTGACACTGGCCGAAGCCCACGACATCACCGACGAGATCGAGCGTGAACTGCGCGCCGCCTTCCCCAACGCGGAGTTCGCCATCCATCAGGAACCGGCGGGCCTGGAAGATGAACGTCTGGATCACCGCATCCGGCGATAA
- a CDS encoding ArsR/SmtB family transcription factor, whose translation MFHALADPSRRAVLERLAEGPASVGELAKPFTMALPSLMQHLRLLEECGLIQTEKVGRVRTCRLQPHAMDAAGEWIARQRAVWEARFDRLDAYLQILKKQEESTDDDPAAR comes from the coding sequence ATGTTCCACGCCCTGGCCGACCCGTCGCGCCGGGCCGTGCTGGAACGGCTTGCCGAAGGGCCGGCCAGTGTGGGGGAGCTGGCGAAACCCTTCACCATGGCCCTGCCCAGCCTGATGCAGCATCTGCGGCTGCTGGAGGAGTGCGGCCTGATTCAGACGGAAAAGGTGGGGCGTGTGCGCACCTGCCGGCTTCAACCCCACGCGATGGATGCGGCGGGGGAATGGATTGCGCGGCAGCGGGCCGTTTGGGAGGCCCGGTTCGACCGGCTGGACGCCTATTTGCAGATATTGAAGAAACAGGAGGAATCGACCGATGACGACCCCGCCGCCCGCTGA
- a CDS encoding CobW family GTP-binding protein — MSTQQTPPSPPPRLPISVLTGFLGSGKTTLLSRLIRDPAMVRTAVVINEFGEVGLDHLLVEQSDENMVLMDSGCLCCTIRSDLAETLRDLYMKRMRGEIPEFDRVVIETTGLADPAPILHTLMTDPLIASRFRLDGVVTTIDSVHGMGQLDEHEESLKQAAVADRVVLTKTDLADAAKVDALRRRLHDLNPGAVHVDAQKDQGLPVLLFDAGLYNPATKSLDVQRWLKAEAYEGGHDHHHDHDHAHCDHDHGHCTHDHHDHGHEHGHDHGHGHDHHAHDHGHEHHDHSHCDHDHGHCDHDHGHGHDHHHHDVNRHNDKISSFVIRSEKPLPWDGLVTFFETVAKAQGDNILRVKGLLNVEEAERPIVIHGVQHLFHPPVQLDAWPTADQSTRIVFIVKDLKRETVQELFDSVVNAKAA; from the coding sequence TTGTCCACGCAACAGACCCCGCCCAGCCCGCCGCCCCGCCTGCCCATTTCCGTCCTGACCGGGTTTTTGGGCAGCGGCAAGACCACGCTTCTGTCGCGCCTGATCCGCGATCCCGCCATGGTGCGCACCGCCGTCGTCATCAATGAGTTTGGCGAGGTCGGGCTGGACCATCTGCTGGTGGAACAGTCGGACGAGAACATGGTGCTGATGGATAGCGGCTGCCTGTGCTGCACCATTCGCTCCGACCTGGCCGAGACGCTGCGTGACCTGTACATGAAGCGCATGCGCGGCGAGATCCCGGAATTCGACCGCGTGGTGATCGAGACGACGGGCCTGGCCGATCCGGCCCCCATCCTGCACACGCTGATGACCGATCCGTTGATCGCCTCGCGCTTCCGTCTGGACGGGGTGGTGACGACCATCGACAGCGTCCATGGCATGGGCCAGCTGGACGAGCATGAGGAAAGCCTGAAGCAGGCCGCCGTGGCCGACCGCGTCGTGCTGACCAAGACCGATCTTGCTGATGCGGCCAAGGTGGACGCCCTGCGCCGCCGCCTGCACGACCTGAACCCCGGTGCGGTCCATGTCGATGCGCAGAAGGATCAGGGTTTGCCGGTCCTGCTGTTCGATGCGGGCCTGTACAACCCGGCCACCAAGTCGCTGGACGTGCAGCGCTGGTTGAAGGCGGAGGCCTATGAGGGCGGGCACGATCATCACCATGATCACGACCATGCGCATTGCGACCATGACCATGGCCATTGCACCCATGATCATCATGATCACGGGCATGAGCATGGACATGATCACGGGCACGGCCATGATCACCACGCCCATGACCATGGGCACGAGCATCATGACCACAGCCATTGCGACCATGATCATGGCCATTGCGATCACGACCATGGGCATGGCCACGACCATCACCACCATGACGTCAACCGTCACAATGATAAGATTTCGTCCTTCGTGATCCGGTCGGAAAAGCCGCTGCCCTGGGACGGGCTGGTGACCTTCTTCGAGACAGTGGCCAAGGCGCAGGGCGATAACATTCTGCGCGTGAAGGGCCTGCTGAATGTCGAGGAGGCGGAGCGTCCCATCGTCATCCATGGCGTGCAGCACCTGTTCCACCCGCCGGTCCAGCTTGACGCCTGGCCGACGGCTGACCAGAGCACCCGTATCGTCTTCATCGTCAAGGATTTGAAGCGCGAGACGGTGCAGGAACTGTTCGACAGTGTGGTGAACGCCAAGGCGGCGTAA
- a CDS encoding UbiX family flavin prenyltransferase: MIVGISGASGIVYGIRLLETLRRLGIESHLVMSRSAEVTSAHESGLKVADIRALADINYSITDIGAAISSGSFRTMGMIVAPCSVRSLSEIASGVTSSLLTRAADVVLKERRRLVLMLRETPLHLGHIRSMAAVTEMGAIVYPPVPAFYAKPQSLDDMVDHTIGRVLDLFDIDTGRVRRWGEGD; the protein is encoded by the coding sequence ATGATCGTCGGGATCAGCGGGGCGTCGGGCATTGTTTACGGCATACGCCTGCTTGAAACGTTACGCCGGCTGGGCATCGAATCCCACCTCGTAATGAGCAGGTCTGCGGAGGTGACCTCTGCGCACGAGTCGGGGCTGAAGGTCGCGGATATCCGCGCGCTGGCCGATATCAATTATTCCATCACCGATATTGGGGCTGCGATTTCGTCGGGCAGTTTCCGCACCATGGGCATGATCGTGGCCCCCTGTTCGGTGCGGTCCCTGTCAGAGATCGCGTCGGGGGTGACCAGTTCCCTGCTGACCCGGGCCGCCGATGTGGTGTTGAAGGAACGCCGCCGGCTGGTGCTGATGCTGCGCGAAACGCCGCTGCATCTGGGCCATATCCGCTCCATGGCGGCGGTGACGGAGATGGGGGCTATCGTCTATCCGCCTGTTCCTGCCTTCTATGCCAAGCCGCAAAGCCTGGACGACATGGTCGACCACACGATCGGGCGCGTGCTGGACCTGTTTGATATTGATACGGGCCGGGTGCGGCGCTGGGGGGAAGGGGACTGA
- a CDS encoding YdcH family protein — protein sequence MLFPERVESLRTKHENLDREVRMESRRPMPDTTTLTRLKMEKLRVKEEMDRLARA from the coding sequence ATGTTGTTCCCCGAGCGTGTTGAATCGCTGCGTACCAAGCACGAGAACCTGGACCGGGAGGTGCGCATGGAATCGCGCCGTCCCATGCCCGACACAACGACCCTGACCCGCCTGAAAATGGAGAAATTGCGCGTGAAGGAGGAAATGGACCGTCTGGCCCGCGCCTGA
- a CDS encoding MBL fold metallo-hydrolase produces the protein MEFKVKFWGVRGTFPCAFASHLTYGGNTSCIEVTVGGRTLVLDAGTGLRPMGKHFLRDNIRNATLLLSHAHWDHINGFPFFEPGYCPDFSLDIFARDLSGCSCIGEVLTTCMEKPLFPVPLTTMRAKIGFQNLHAGDQLDLAPGLVVKTGELNHPGGAVGYRIEYAGKSFCYVTDTEHVPGQLDQNILRLIEGADVVVYDTTYTEAEYATRVGWGHSTWNEGVKLMEAAGAKRLCLFHHDPDHDDTAMAAIEREAAQRFPGAFAAREGVTLDMLNLPAVEGIVVAA, from the coding sequence ATGGAGTTCAAGGTTAAGTTCTGGGGCGTGCGCGGGACCTTTCCCTGTGCCTTCGCCTCGCATCTGACCTATGGCGGCAATACCAGCTGCATCGAGGTCACCGTGGGTGGCCGCACGCTGGTGCTGGATGCCGGCACGGGCCTGCGCCCGATGGGCAAGCATTTCCTGCGCGACAATATCCGCAACGCCACCCTGCTGCTCAGCCACGCGCATTGGGACCATATCAACGGCTTCCCCTTCTTCGAACCCGGCTATTGCCCGGATTTCAGCCTGGATATCTTTGCCCGCGACCTGTCGGGCTGCTCCTGCATCGGGGAGGTTCTGACCACCTGCATGGAAAAGCCGCTGTTCCCGGTGCCGCTGACCACCATGCGCGCCAAGATCGGCTTTCAGAACCTGCATGCCGGCGATCAGCTGGACCTCGCCCCCGGTCTGGTGGTGAAGACCGGGGAGCTGAACCATCCCGGCGGGGCCGTCGGCTACCGCATCGAATATGCCGGCAAGTCCTTCTGCTATGTCACCGACACCGAACATGTGCCGGGGCAGCTGGACCAGAATATCCTGCGCCTGATCGAGGGTGCGGACGTGGTCGTCTATGACACGACCTATACGGAGGCGGAATACGCCACCCGTGTCGGCTGGGGCCATTCAACCTGGAACGAGGGTGTGAAGCTGATGGAGGCGGCGGGTGCAAAGCGCCTGTGCCTGTTCCACCACGACCCGGACCATGATGATACGGCCATGGCCGCCATCGAGCGGGAGGCCGCCCAGCGCTTCCCCGGCGCCTTTGCGGCGCGGGAGGGGGTGACGCTGGACATGCTGAACCTGCCGGCGGTGGAAGGGATCGTGGTGGCGGCCTGA